A region from the Gavia stellata isolate bGavSte3 chromosome 2, bGavSte3.hap2, whole genome shotgun sequence genome encodes:
- the DPY30 gene encoding protein dpy-30 homolog, producing the protein METEQIMEGQPQVPENPHSEYGLTENVERIVENEKINAEKTSKQKVDLQSLPTRAYLDQTVVPILLQGLAVLAKERPPNPIEFLAAYLLKNKAQFEDRN; encoded by the exons ATGGAGACGGAACAGATTATGGAGGGACAGCCACAG GTTCCAGAAAATCCCCATTCTGAATATGGTCTCACTGAAAATGTAGAG aggatagtagaaaatgagaaaataaatgcagagaaaacatCAAAGCAGAAGGTGGATCTTCAGTCATTACCCACACGTGCCTACTTGGATCAGACAGTTGTACCTATCTTGCTACAGGGACTTGCTGTTCTTGcaaaagaaag accGCCAAATCCCATTGAATTTCTAGCAgcatatcttttaaaaaacaaggcACAATTTGAGGACCGAAATTAA